In a genomic window of Pseudodesulfovibrio sp. JC047:
- the uvrA gene encoding excinuclease ABC subunit UvrA produces the protein MTHTPDKKFIHIEGARHHNLKDLTLDIPRDQLVVVCGPSGSGKSTLAFDIVYAEGQRRYVESLSAYARQFLPQMDKPDVDKVEGLSPAISLEQQTATRNPRSTVGTVTEVYDFLRVFYARLGKFYCPKCGKPIAAQTTDEIVQRILDLEQGTKFMLLAPLIEHQKGTHKDLFAKLKKEGFVRVRVNGQMTSLDDVPDLERHKKHTIELVVDRLVLKDGIKKRLTDSVELALERGDERLIVTVVGGETPGDIFMSTLSTCPSCKISMPRLTPQLFSFNSPQGACPTCNGIGTVEYFEPDLIAPNKGLSLNEGGVIPWKSAYRQEQYGPKLKALCSLHGVTLDTPLSDFSAEAWDDLFFGNPKVDWQGIVPILEYGQMQSGVWDHWTARFQQSRPCPECQGARLKPEALAVRVADKNLFEFASMSIQRALDWLNELKFNGHDTLISEPLLKELTHKLGFMVNVGLEYLSLGRNMGTLSGGEAQRIRLASQLGSGLVGVTYVLDEPSIGLHPRDNQRLLNTLRSLQRRGNTVLVVEHDEETIREADHIIEIGPSSGWLGGEIVYQGPVDSLLTADSLTGKYLRGDMCIEPPKSRRTAKEHITLRNVQTNNLKNLDVDIPLGVMTCVTGVSGSGKSSLVMDSMYKHLLLHRGQKANNPGKIGGIDGLEKIEKVISIDQTPIGRTPRSNPATYTKIFDEIRKIFAGSKEARKRGYKPGRFSFNVKGGRCEACKGDGQIRVEMHFLPDVYVTCEACKGKRYNTQTLEVEYKGKSIADVLNMTVRQAKEFFANHPSLMRKLEVLSQVGLDYLRLGQPATTLSGGEAQRIKISRELGKRKLPGALYILDEPTTGLHMHEVGKLIRVLHALVDKNATVIVIEHNTDVIMASDHVIDLGPGGGEHGGQIVASGTPEEILENPESATGLFLK, from the coding sequence ATGACGCATACTCCAGATAAAAAATTCATCCATATAGAAGGCGCTCGGCATCACAATCTCAAGGATTTGACCTTGGATATCCCCCGCGATCAACTGGTCGTGGTGTGTGGCCCGTCAGGGTCGGGTAAATCCACGCTTGCATTCGACATTGTGTACGCAGAAGGACAGCGACGATACGTCGAATCCCTGTCCGCCTATGCCCGACAGTTCCTGCCACAGATGGACAAGCCGGATGTGGACAAGGTCGAAGGGCTGTCTCCGGCTATTTCATTGGAGCAGCAGACAGCCACGCGCAATCCGCGATCCACAGTCGGTACGGTAACTGAGGTTTATGACTTCTTGCGTGTCTTTTATGCCCGGCTCGGCAAATTCTATTGCCCCAAGTGCGGCAAACCCATTGCCGCGCAGACCACGGATGAGATCGTGCAACGTATTCTTGATCTGGAGCAGGGGACCAAGTTCATGCTCTTGGCGCCGCTGATTGAACATCAGAAAGGCACACACAAAGACCTGTTCGCCAAACTCAAGAAAGAGGGGTTTGTGCGTGTTCGGGTGAATGGTCAAATGACCTCTCTCGATGATGTTCCTGATCTCGAAAGACATAAAAAACATACCATTGAACTGGTCGTGGATCGGCTGGTGCTCAAGGATGGTATCAAGAAACGGCTCACGGATTCCGTGGAGCTGGCGTTGGAACGGGGCGATGAGCGACTGATCGTGACCGTGGTCGGAGGGGAAACCCCGGGTGATATATTTATGTCCACGCTGTCCACCTGCCCATCCTGCAAAATTTCCATGCCGCGCCTGACACCACAGTTGTTTTCCTTCAACTCGCCGCAGGGAGCCTGTCCTACTTGTAATGGTATTGGGACCGTTGAATATTTTGAGCCGGATCTCATTGCGCCCAACAAGGGACTGTCCTTGAATGAAGGTGGCGTCATTCCGTGGAAGTCAGCGTATCGGCAGGAACAATATGGCCCGAAACTCAAGGCCCTGTGCTCGTTGCATGGGGTGACGCTTGATACGCCGCTGTCTGATTTCTCTGCCGAGGCGTGGGACGATCTGTTTTTTGGCAATCCCAAAGTGGATTGGCAGGGGATTGTCCCTATTTTGGAATATGGACAGATGCAGTCCGGCGTGTGGGACCATTGGACGGCCCGGTTTCAGCAGTCACGGCCATGTCCAGAGTGTCAGGGCGCGCGGCTCAAACCAGAAGCATTGGCTGTGCGGGTGGCGGACAAGAATTTGTTTGAATTCGCATCCATGTCCATCCAGCGTGCGCTTGATTGGTTGAACGAGCTGAAATTCAACGGTCATGACACCTTGATTTCCGAGCCGCTGCTCAAGGAATTGACCCACAAACTGGGCTTCATGGTGAATGTGGGGCTGGAATATCTGTCTTTGGGGCGGAATATGGGCACCTTGTCCGGTGGAGAGGCCCAACGTATCCGGTTGGCCTCACAGCTCGGTTCCGGGCTGGTCGGGGTGACCTATGTCCTTGATGAGCCGTCCATCGGGCTGCATCCCCGTGACAATCAGCGACTTTTGAACACGCTTCGATCATTGCAACGCCGTGGCAACACCGTGCTCGTTGTCGAGCATGACGAGGAAACCATTCGCGAGGCAGATCATATCATTGAAATAGGTCCCAGTTCCGGATGGCTCGGTGGAGAAATCGTGTATCAAGGCCCCGTGGACTCCCTGCTGACGGCGGATTCCCTGACCGGCAAGTATTTGCGGGGAGACATGTGCATTGAGCCGCCAAAATCGCGGCGCACGGCCAAGGAACACATCACTCTTCGAAACGTGCAGACCAACAATCTCAAGAATCTCGATGTGGATATCCCGCTCGGAGTCATGACCTGTGTGACTGGTGTGTCCGGTTCGGGTAAATCGTCGTTGGTCATGGATTCCATGTACAAGCATCTGTTGTTGCATCGTGGGCAAAAAGCGAATAATCCCGGAAAGATCGGTGGTATAGATGGACTGGAAAAAATCGAGAAGGTCATTTCCATCGACCAGACGCCCATTGGTCGGACACCGCGATCGAACCCCGCGACATATACCAAAATATTTGACGAGATTCGGAAGATCTTCGCCGGATCAAAAGAGGCCCGTAAACGGGGGTACAAGCCCGGTCGATTCTCGTTCAACGTCAAGGGTGGCCGCTGTGAAGCATGCAAGGGTGACGGACAAATTCGGGTGGAGATGCACTTTCTTCCGGATGTGTATGTCACGTGTGAAGCGTGCAAGGGCAAGCGGTATAACACCCAGACCCTTGAGGTGGAATACAAGGGAAAGAGCATTGCGGATGTCTTGAATATGACCGTGCGTCAGGCCAAGGAGTTTTTTGCCAATCATCCATCATTGATGCGCAAGTTGGAGGTACTTTCTCAGGTAGGGCTTGACTATCTGCGGCTTGGGCAGCCGGCCACGACATTGTCAGGCGGTGAGGCCCAGCGGATCAAGATCTCGCGCGAATTGGGCAAGCGGAAGCTTCCGGGAGCGTTATATATCCTTGATGAGCCGACCACTGGCTTGCACATGCACGAGGTGGGCAAGCTCATCCGTGTCCTGCACGCGTTGGTTGATAAAAATGCCACGGTCATTGTTATCGAGCACAATACCGATGTCATCATGGCCTCCGATCATGTTATTGATCTTGGTCCAGGTGGCGGCGAACATGGTGGTCAGATCGTGGCCAGCGGAACGCCCGAGGAAATTCTTGAGAATCCCGAGAGTGCTACAGGCTTGTTCTTGAAATAA
- a CDS encoding sigma 54-interacting transcriptional regulator, giving the protein MKIKEKFKLSRQTRNLLDCLAALGNFIEVIDERGFYIYISPNCTYDLTTADELIGLHVTEAFELTKDSSILLNTLSSGKPYRDLLLKYKSTKAERAIEFLYNSFPIIENNSPVGAITIYRYLDDVKKAVRYVDTSETQFLDTSKSIVKQHGDLFSFSDIICSCPAMDEAIKLSKRVAKTDSSILIIGETGTGKELFAQSIHSFYGNEQRPFVAVNCAEIPENLMESTLFGTTKGSYTDALDKRGLFEEADGGTLFLDELHTLNIETQSKILRVLETKTVRKVGGNKRTSVNVRVLSSMNCNPLEAMDKGLLKPDLFYRIAVIGIRVPPLRERGLDEVRLLTNHFISLINAKLSTNISGCSEETYAIFGQYGFPGNCRELSHIIEHAGNMIEGNETIIQPRHLPYYINEILRCHCAQDALDSAKRQPSPVYKIGDYKAAHQKALDEFNTSFNEGFLKHALEHFNGNVTKTAKAIHISRQHLHGLITKYVDE; this is encoded by the coding sequence ATGAAGATCAAAGAAAAATTCAAACTTTCGCGTCAAACCCGAAATTTGCTTGATTGTCTTGCTGCGCTTGGGAATTTCATTGAGGTCATAGATGAGAGGGGTTTTTACATCTATATCTCTCCAAACTGCACGTATGATTTGACAACTGCGGATGAGCTTATCGGGTTGCATGTCACCGAAGCCTTTGAACTGACCAAAGATTCGAGCATCCTGCTCAACACGCTTTCTTCCGGAAAGCCGTATAGGGATCTCCTCTTAAAATACAAATCGACCAAGGCTGAGCGGGCGATCGAATTTCTCTATAATTCTTTTCCCATCATAGAAAATAATTCGCCAGTCGGAGCCATCACAATTTATCGCTATCTCGATGATGTGAAGAAGGCGGTCCGGTATGTCGATACATCTGAAACGCAGTTTCTTGATACCAGCAAGTCCATCGTCAAGCAGCATGGCGACCTGTTTTCCTTTAGTGATATCATTTGCTCTTGCCCGGCAATGGACGAAGCTATCAAGCTTTCAAAACGAGTGGCAAAGACGGATTCCTCTATTCTCATCATTGGGGAAACCGGCACAGGTAAGGAACTGTTTGCACAGAGTATTCATTCTTTTTATGGAAACGAGCAACGTCCCTTTGTCGCTGTGAACTGCGCTGAAATTCCAGAAAATCTCATGGAAAGTACGCTTTTCGGGACGACAAAAGGGTCCTACACCGATGCGCTCGATAAGCGGGGATTGTTTGAAGAGGCTGATGGAGGAACGCTTTTCCTGGACGAATTGCATACGTTGAACATTGAAACGCAGAGCAAGATTCTGCGAGTGCTAGAGACGAAAACGGTCCGAAAAGTCGGTGGCAACAAACGGACGTCTGTCAATGTCAGAGTGCTTTCTTCCATGAACTGCAACCCTCTCGAGGCCATGGACAAAGGGCTTTTGAAGCCTGACTTGTTTTACAGAATCGCTGTGATCGGTATCCGGGTTCCGCCACTCAGAGAGCGTGGTCTGGATGAAGTACGATTGCTTACCAATCATTTCATCAGTCTTATCAATGCGAAGCTTTCGACAAATATATCTGGGTGTTCGGAAGAGACATATGCGATTTTTGGGCAGTATGGATTCCCGGGCAATTGCAGAGAGCTGTCTCATATCATCGAACATGCGGGGAATATGATCGAGGGTAATGAAACAATTATTCAGCCCCGTCATCTGCCGTACTACATCAATGAAATTTTGCGATGTCATTGTGCGCAGGATGCGCTTGACAGTGCCAAACGCCAGCCGAGTCCTGTTTATAAAATTGGTGATTATAAGGCGGCGCATCAAAAGGCTCTGGATGAATTTAACACGTCATTCAACGAAGGGTTTTTGAAACATGCCTTGGAGCATTTCAATGGGAATGTCACAAAGACAGCGAAGGCGATTCATATTTCTCGGCAGCATCTGCATGGGCTGATTACAAAATATGTTGATGAATAA
- a CDS encoding 4Fe-4S dicluster domain-containing protein, with protein MSNEVNTDIKLGVNKFFVDEDGAHIKLKENADRAEVKKLIAACPAGLYKIDDEDNLQFDYAGCLECGTCRILCGDTILESWEYPQGTFGVEFRFG; from the coding sequence ATGAGTAATGAAGTCAATACCGATATAAAACTTGGGGTCAACAAATTTTTCGTTGACGAAGATGGCGCACACATCAAGCTGAAAGAAAATGCTGATCGTGCCGAAGTGAAAAAGCTGATCGCTGCCTGTCCTGCCGGGCTGTACAAGATCGACGACGAGGACAACCTCCAGTTCGACTATGCAGGCTGTCTCGAGTGTGGCACATGCCGCATCCTGTGTGGCGACACCATCCTCGAAAGCTGGGAATACCCGCAGGGAACATTTGGCGTCGAATTCAGATTTGGCTAG
- a CDS encoding FAD-dependent oxidoreductase codes for MSEDKFDALIVGAGLAGSTCAYLLAKAGLEVVVVERGNFPGAKNMTGGRLYAHSLEKIIPDFAEEAPVERCIVHEKISFMNEDGCTTMDHSNVMSEDPAERSYTVLRSKFDPWLAEKAEDEGANYISGIRVDDLIIRDGVVCGVVAGEDELEANVVILADGVNSLLGQKAGLVNKLSPHHCAVGVKEIIQLSKQQINDRFGCTDKEGAAWLVAGTPSDNQMGGGFLYTNEESISLGLVFGLHNIDSVTKSVPQMLEDFKQHPMIAPLIEGGKLMEYSAHVVPEGGRAMIPKMVDDGILIAGDAAGLCLNVGYTVRGMDLAIASGEAAAKAVLKAKEADNFTADSLSSYTKLLEDSFVMKDLNLYSKMPEFLDNNRMYNEYPEMVNSMMHDLFTVKGASTPLRKSFMGHLKKAGFMNLLKDGWKGVRSI; via the coding sequence ATGTCTGAAGATAAATTTGATGCTCTCATAGTTGGTGCCGGTCTGGCGGGGTCTACCTGTGCGTATTTGCTCGCCAAAGCCGGTTTGGAAGTCGTCGTTGTCGAACGAGGCAATTTCCCTGGTGCAAAGAACATGACTGGTGGACGGTTATATGCCCACAGTCTGGAAAAAATCATTCCCGACTTTGCCGAGGAAGCCCCTGTGGAACGATGTATTGTTCATGAAAAAATATCTTTCATGAATGAAGATGGTTGCACCACCATGGACCATTCGAACGTCATGTCCGAAGACCCTGCCGAGCGGTCATACACAGTCCTTCGCTCAAAATTCGACCCATGGCTGGCCGAAAAAGCGGAAGATGAAGGGGCCAACTACATTTCCGGCATTCGTGTCGATGATTTGATCATACGCGACGGCGTGGTCTGTGGTGTCGTTGCCGGAGAAGACGAACTCGAAGCCAATGTCGTCATTCTGGCTGACGGTGTCAACTCGCTCCTCGGCCAGAAGGCCGGGCTGGTGAACAAGCTGAGCCCGCACCATTGCGCTGTTGGTGTGAAGGAAATCATTCAACTGTCCAAGCAGCAGATCAATGACCGTTTTGGCTGCACCGACAAGGAAGGCGCAGCATGGCTGGTGGCCGGAACACCGTCTGACAATCAAATGGGTGGCGGCTTCCTGTATACCAATGAAGAAAGTATCTCATTGGGTCTTGTCTTTGGCCTGCACAACATTGACTCGGTCACCAAGAGCGTTCCGCAAATGCTGGAAGATTTCAAACAGCATCCGATGATCGCACCCCTGATCGAAGGCGGAAAACTCATGGAATATTCCGCTCACGTCGTGCCCGAAGGTGGACGTGCAATGATCCCCAAAATGGTTGATGATGGCATCCTTATTGCCGGAGATGCCGCTGGATTGTGCCTGAACGTGGGATACACCGTTCGCGGAATGGATCTGGCCATCGCATCCGGTGAAGCTGCTGCCAAGGCCGTTCTCAAAGCCAAGGAAGCGGATAATTTCACCGCAGATTCCTTGTCCAGCTACACGAAACTGTTGGAAGACAGCTTTGTGATGAAGGACTTGAACCTGTACAGCAAAATGCCGGAATTCCTCGATAACAATCGCATGTACAACGAATATCCAGAGATGGTGAATTCCATGATGCATGACTTGTTTACCGTGAAAGGGGCATCCACCCCCCTGCGCAAATCGTTCATGGGCCACTTGAAAAAGGCCGGATTCATGAATTTGCTCAAAGATGGCTGGAAAGGAGTACGATCAATATGA
- a CDS encoding enoyl-CoA hydratase-related protein, with translation MAYSYETIKCELSENIAVITLNQPKYNILSGQMLRDLRDVMNELAEESDLRCVVVTGEGEKAFCAGADVGELTDPTVDDLEETDVWARGILTKVANFPIPMIAAINGYALGGGLELALSCDIRIASETARVGLVETSLGLIAGWGGSQRLVRNIGAGQAKKMMFTAEKLTAAKALEIGLVQDVFPAEKLMDEAMDLARKISANAPISNRLTKKALNYYLNMGIQEGLDLERQFDRMTYESTDSQEGMKAFEERRKPVFTNK, from the coding sequence ATGGCATATTCATACGAAACGATTAAGTGCGAACTCAGCGAAAACATTGCTGTCATCACACTGAATCAGCCGAAATACAATATCTTGAGCGGACAGATGCTCCGTGATCTCCGCGACGTCATGAACGAATTGGCCGAAGAGTCCGATCTGCGCTGCGTTGTCGTAACCGGTGAAGGCGAAAAAGCCTTTTGCGCTGGTGCCGATGTTGGCGAATTGACCGATCCCACGGTTGACGATCTCGAAGAGACCGATGTCTGGGCTCGTGGCATTTTGACCAAAGTCGCCAACTTCCCGATTCCCATGATTGCCGCAATCAATGGCTACGCACTGGGTGGCGGTCTTGAACTGGCTCTTTCCTGCGACATCCGTATCGCCAGCGAAACCGCCAGGGTTGGCCTCGTGGAAACCTCCCTCGGTCTGATTGCCGGATGGGGCGGAAGCCAGCGTCTGGTCAGAAACATCGGTGCCGGACAGGCCAAAAAGATGATGTTCACAGCAGAGAAACTCACTGCTGCCAAAGCATTGGAAATCGGTCTTGTCCAGGACGTCTTCCCCGCAGAAAAGCTGATGGACGAGGCAATGGATCTGGCTCGCAAGATCAGCGCCAATGCACCCATCTCGAACCGGTTGACCAAAAAAGCCCTGAACTACTACCTGAACATGGGTATTCAGGAAGGTCTGGATCTGGAACGTCAGTTTGACAGAATGACCTACGAATCCACCGATTCCCAAGAGGGCATGAAGGCTTTCGAAGAAAGACGGAAGCCCGTTTTTACCAATAAATAA
- the caiB gene encoding L-carnitine CoA-transferase translates to MKNNVKEFFDNSNHRPPKFGVLQDVKVVFSAVEVAGPLGPHFMAEWGADVIWLENVNGGDTNRNYRPSEHEHRNDRSMSLDIFADEGMEVFKKLIKEADVFLVAGKGPNFIKKGITDEFLWDINPKLVITRISGYGQEDADPNFIDRPCYDGIAQAMSGYMSQNGTPESPMPAYPYVGDLFTAMFGLSSTLAALIRARDTGKGESIDIAMTEVLMRLSTYNLVDYLNDGRLYPRPGAKDPIQGATGIYKTKDGFLFTNILGRKQMKTLFSMIGCDDIYGTGDFKEGFSFINMNWDKADYVESKVEEYFTTKTNEEHIAIFDGMRVAAAPVLGFQDIVKHPQYQARDCWLNWETMTTEEEYKGVNIVPRFKVNQPKIWRSMPHVGYDNDAILEDLGYGQEQIDQLYDKGVIFRDDKEK, encoded by the coding sequence ATGAAAAATAATGTGAAGGAATTCTTCGATAACTCAAATCACCGCCCGCCAAAATTTGGCGTGTTGCAAGATGTCAAAGTCGTCTTTTCCGCTGTTGAAGTTGCCGGTCCCCTGGGTCCCCACTTCATGGCAGAATGGGGTGCTGATGTTATCTGGCTCGAAAACGTGAATGGTGGAGACACCAACCGCAACTACCGCCCTTCCGAGCATGAGCACAGAAACGACCGTTCCATGTCTCTCGACATCTTTGCCGATGAAGGAATGGAAGTTTTCAAAAAACTCATCAAGGAAGCCGATGTCTTTCTGGTTGCAGGTAAAGGCCCGAACTTCATCAAGAAGGGCATCACTGACGAATTCCTGTGGGACATCAACCCCAAACTCGTCATCACCAGAATTTCCGGCTACGGCCAAGAAGACGCCGATCCCAATTTCATCGATCGCCCCTGCTATGACGGTATTGCCCAGGCAATGTCCGGCTACATGAGCCAGAACGGTACCCCGGAATCTCCGATGCCTGCATACCCGTATGTCGGCGACCTCTTCACCGCCATGTTCGGCCTGTCTTCCACCCTTGCCGCACTGATTCGCGCTCGCGACACAGGAAAAGGCGAAAGCATCGACATCGCCATGACTGAAGTCCTGATGCGTCTCTCGACCTACAACCTGGTCGATTACCTGAACGATGGCAGATTGTACCCCCGTCCGGGCGCAAAAGACCCCATCCAGGGTGCCACCGGCATTTACAAGACCAAAGACGGTTTCCTGTTTACCAACATTCTCGGTCGCAAGCAGATGAAGACCCTGTTCTCCATGATCGGTTGCGACGATATCTACGGCACCGGCGACTTCAAGGAAGGCTTCTCGTTCATCAACATGAACTGGGACAAGGCCGACTATGTGGAATCAAAGGTCGAAGAGTATTTCACCACCAAAACCAACGAAGAACATATCGCCATTTTCGACGGTATGCGGGTTGCTGCCGCTCCTGTCCTCGGCTTCCAGGACATCGTCAAGCATCCCCAGTATCAGGCCCGCGACTGCTGGCTGAACTGGGAAACCATGACGACTGAGGAAGAGTACAAGGGCGTCAACATTGTTCCCAGATTCAAGGTGAACCAGCCGAAGATTTGGCGTTCCATGCCCCATGTCGGCTATGACAACGACGCCATTCTCGAAGACCTTGGATATGGTCAGGAACAGATCGATCAGTTGTACGACAAGGGTGTCATCTTCCGCGATGACAAAGAAAAATAA
- a CDS encoding acyl-CoA dehydrogenase family protein — MANALTEEQKLIVASMKELMTRENWDDYFKECDNEHKFPERFCKALAELGLHQIVNPVEYGGLEEDAMVTFVAAWEEVLRLGGNAASIWFSTTYPVLFREGTEEQIKLAEEMMATGLTKIGNAATEPGAGSDLGAMKTNYVRKDGKVYINGQKTFCTDATYSDYIIVTALDAETMTNYTNWLVPTNAPGVTISGLEKLGLKTNSAGEIYLDNVEVEEKDMIGAEGAGFSMQKDDFNQERIISGLYCYGYALCAFEDAAKYANQRIQFGEAIGRTELIQLKLANMKTKLTNMKHMVYTGAEMVDAGTLDKGYAAMCKYYCVTAAQEVTDDALQILAGVGICGDHRASRAWRDIRASRVSGGTDEMMILTLGRSVLKEYRG, encoded by the coding sequence ATGGCTAACGCATTGACAGAAGAACAAAAACTGATTGTTGCAAGTATGAAAGAACTGATGACCCGGGAAAACTGGGATGATTATTTCAAGGAATGCGACAATGAGCACAAGTTCCCTGAAAGATTTTGTAAGGCACTTGCAGAACTTGGCCTTCACCAGATCGTCAACCCTGTTGAATACGGTGGACTGGAAGAAGATGCCATGGTGACTTTCGTGGCTGCATGGGAAGAAGTACTGCGCCTTGGCGGTAACGCTGCAAGCATCTGGTTCTCCACCACCTACCCTGTCTTGTTCCGGGAAGGCACCGAAGAGCAAATCAAACTCGCTGAAGAGATGATGGCAACCGGCCTGACCAAAATTGGTAATGCTGCCACCGAGCCTGGTGCAGGTTCCGACCTCGGCGCCATGAAGACCAACTACGTCCGCAAAGACGGCAAAGTCTACATCAACGGCCAGAAGACTTTCTGCACAGACGCCACATACAGCGACTACATCATCGTGACGGCCCTGGATGCCGAAACCATGACCAATTACACCAACTGGTTGGTTCCCACCAACGCTCCCGGCGTGACCATCTCCGGTCTGGAAAAACTGGGCCTGAAGACCAACAGCGCCGGTGAAATCTACCTCGATAACGTCGAAGTGGAAGAAAAAGACATGATCGGTGCAGAAGGTGCTGGTTTCTCCATGCAAAAAGATGACTTCAACCAGGAACGCATCATTTCCGGTCTCTACTGCTACGGCTATGCCCTGTGTGCATTCGAAGACGCTGCCAAGTATGCCAACCAGCGCATCCAGTTCGGCGAAGCCATTGGTCGTACTGAACTGATCCAGCTGAAGCTTGCCAACATGAAGACCAAGCTGACCAACATGAAGCACATGGTCTACACCGGTGCTGAAATGGTCGATGCAGGCACTCTGGATAAAGGCTACGCCGCCATGTGCAAATACTACTGCGTCACCGCTGCTCAGGAAGTCACTGACGACGCCCTCCAGATCCTCGCCGGTGTCGGCATCTGCGGCGATCACAGAGCCAGCCGCGCCTGGAGAGACATCCGTGCCTCCCGCGTTTCCGGTGGTACCGACGAAATGATGATCCTGACCCTCGGCCGCAGTGTTCTCAAGGAATACAGAGGCTAG
- a CDS encoding BCCT family transporter, with translation MQKELVDLSQEEFENSQKEPANINYLLVITSLLALGLIVGYAALNPDLMGQQMGVVKDFISHYFGWWYIGLNGFFCLPVFIIPLTKYGSLKLGKADDVPSFSTFSWIAMLIGCSFAVSVVVWAVAEPLFHWKQPPLGAVAGSMEALKQSFQITIMHTGIGGFGVFAVAGVCIGLPAFRRGLPLTFSTAFYGLLGDKAYSRPFSAVVELIAMIVNFLGIATSIGLGLISLKFGLHYVFGIELDTFRMICLTAVVSAGFCWSVWRGIDSGIKTLSNFNAYIAMAVFCYVLLAGPTLHIMNWIVQVFGEYFGNIVYLTFHTDATEQALGGKWMGYWKVFYWGWWFSFVPFVGGFLARISKGRTLREVLLACTLIPTVTCIIWYTTFGISAVYTEMSGTVPLWTEIQKDIGAGFYVMVSQWPMGFFISIMTMFMLMVFMVTSADSSAYFCSMQLTNGSAEPSRTIRMASGISIAVLAVTLILVGGLKACQTAAVIGGFPISFLMLLMLFSLFKFLKSEQL, from the coding sequence ATGCAAAAAGAGTTAGTCGATCTTAGCCAGGAAGAGTTTGAGAATTCCCAGAAAGAGCCTGCGAATATTAATTATCTTTTGGTCATAACAAGCCTTTTGGCTTTAGGTCTGATCGTCGGATATGCCGCTCTGAATCCTGACCTTATGGGACAGCAGATGGGAGTGGTCAAAGATTTTATCAGTCATTATTTCGGCTGGTGGTATATTGGGTTGAATGGTTTTTTTTGCTTGCCGGTTTTTATTATTCCTTTGACCAAGTATGGTTCTCTCAAGCTCGGAAAGGCGGATGATGTCCCGAGTTTTTCCACTTTTTCATGGATCGCCATGTTGATTGGCTGCTCATTCGCCGTTTCAGTCGTTGTTTGGGCCGTGGCAGAGCCGCTTTTCCATTGGAAACAACCTCCTTTGGGGGCTGTGGCTGGGAGTATGGAAGCTTTGAAACAGTCATTCCAAATTACGATCATGCACACGGGAATCGGTGGGTTCGGTGTCTTTGCCGTTGCAGGCGTATGCATTGGCCTGCCAGCCTTCAGAAGAGGGTTGCCACTGACTTTTTCGACGGCATTTTATGGTTTGCTTGGCGATAAGGCCTATTCTCGACCCTTTTCTGCCGTGGTTGAACTGATTGCGATGATCGTCAACTTTCTTGGCATTGCCACATCAATCGGTTTAGGATTGATTTCATTGAAGTTCGGTTTGCATTATGTTTTCGGAATTGAACTTGATACGTTCAGGATGATCTGTCTGACAGCCGTGGTCAGCGCGGGTTTTTGCTGGTCCGTGTGGCGGGGAATCGATTCGGGAATCAAGACATTGAGCAATTTCAATGCGTATATCGCCATGGCTGTGTTTTGCTATGTGCTCCTTGCCGGGCCGACTTTGCATATCATGAATTGGATCGTGCAGGTGTTTGGTGAATATTTCGGGAACATCGTCTACCTGACGTTCCATACCGATGCCACGGAACAGGCACTTGGCGGCAAGTGGATGGGATACTGGAAGGTCTTTTACTGGGGCTGGTGGTTCTCTTTTGTGCCGTTTGTGGGTGGCTTTCTTGCCAGAATTTCCAAGGGCCGCACGCTGCGGGAAGTGTTGCTGGCATGTACGCTCATTCCCACGGTGACCTGTATTATCTGGTACACCACGTTTGGCATTTCCGCCGTGTATACCGAAATGAGTGGAACGGTCCCGCTTTGGACAGAAATTCAAAAAGATATCGGGGCTGGTTTTTACGTGATGGTGAGCCAGTGGCCCATGGGATTTTTCATTTCCATCATGACTATGTTCATGTTGATGGTCTTCATGGTCACTTCGGCTGACTCGTCTGCCTATTTCTGCTCCATGCAGTTGACGAATGGTTCGGCTGAACCGAGCAGAACGATCAGAATGGCTTCGGGAATCTCCATTGCGGTGTTGGCGGTCACGCTCATTCTCGTTGGAGGATTGAAGGCCTGCCAGACGGCTGCGGTGATTGGTGGATTCCCCATTTCCTTCCTGATGCTGCTCATGTTGTTTTCGTTGTTTAAGTTTCTCAAGTCAGAACAGCTTTAA